Genomic DNA from Cucurbita pepo subsp. pepo cultivar mu-cu-16 chromosome LG13, ASM280686v2, whole genome shotgun sequence:
TgtgaatattttttgaaatttagctaaaatataaattagcttaaaaataattcacgATACACGTCATGGATTAAATCGTTAAAAATATCGAATGGCTAAAAATGAActtaaatagaaagaaaaaaaggaaaaataataattgtgatgttaatttgtttgtttggttcctTATGATCATCCTAATAGGATAAGCATGGCGATAAGGGCCACAAAGCTTTTTCAACGATGCTTATCTGGCATTTGGATCACATTTTCCACGCGCTGACATGTCGCGCGTCATGTTAATATTTGTCAATTTTCCAGACGAGTGCCAGTTGGCATCCTCGGTGGAGTCCAGCTAATAACACTCTAATCCGTCTTCCACGCGCCACTCTTCATCTCCCTCCTcttaaattcttatttttcaattttaattcattttataaaataaaaatgttttataaaaatattaatgaaatgtgataaaattatccattaattttatctatgaaaattaattatacacataaaacaattaaattaataaatatttttttttacaattttttataattttaaactttaattttaattttgcctcttttcaaatttttattttttttaaatgtatattatataattaatatttaaataaaaagtaataattaattatttttaattatttttaatttttaaaaatttaaaatatatcattaatatttaaaaaaccattatattcattcatttatttgtttttatatagttCTTACATTTCAAgtattgaaaaaagaaaataaataatttatttttaacacattcatattttaatattaatatttattttaatattcattccgtattattcaaatatattaaaaaaacacacacacacacatggAAGTGTAAAAGGAAAGCAATATGATTTTTGCAAGCAATATATTGCGTcttcaattaataattattgacTTTTTTGGggtataaaaatgaattttgcatttatttttttaataaaggtaaaatttttattttccaattgaataaaaataaacgcaaattgtttataatttttattatttaattttgataaaataaatatttttttaaataaaaaagaagggaCGCTATTAGGGTCATTAAGTATCAAACGGGATCTCAAATTTTAGTATGAATCCCGAGCCTGATTCATAACATTTTaagtttcattaaaaatttgtcttatttttaaataaaaaaaaatcaattttgattataGTGCAaccaaacaattttattatttaattacttataaaattaaaaaaaagatataataatatttttattaaaagtatttttctaaaaaatgcaagaacaatttttttaacacataattatttttttttttttaatttaaatttaaaattttaataattcaaaaacaaattatataaatattattaaagcTCGACATATCATGTTAGttagaacacaaaaaataTGGCGTAGAATTTGGAGTTATAGTGaacagatatatatatatatatatatatatatatatatgtgtatatgtatatgtatatatatatatatatatgtatatgtatatgtgtatatgtatatgtatatatatatatatatatgtatatgtatatgtatatgtgtatatatatatatattcataattgAAGAATTGTTGTAATGACGACCCCACCCTTCTCTCTCACTCTTCGCCAATAATTGAAATCcaccattcttcttcttcttcctcttgttcttcctctgCTCGCACTTTCAATCTCCATTGTTAATCTACTGCAGCTTTCTCTGAATTTCTCCACTACGCATTTTAGATTTCTCCTTTTCCTGCATCGCCATGCTCTTCctcttgttctttttcctctaCTGCACCCCTTCAATGGCGGCGGAGCCTCGTGTGGTCATCACCTCTGATTCGAAGTCCATTTACGATGTTCTTTCAGCTCACGGCCTCCCCAAGGGTCTACTTCCCAAAGGTATTAGGGATTACGAATTCCATGAGGAGAGTGGGCGGTTCGTGGTGTTCTTGGATCGGGAGTGTAATGCGATGTTCGAGAATCAGCTGCATTACGAGACCAATGTTACGGGCACTTTGAGTTATGGTCAGATCGGTGCCTTGTCGGGGATTTCGGCTCAGGATCTCTTCTTGTGGTTTCCTGTTAAGGGCATTCGCGTCGACATTCCGAGCTCTggtgttatttattttgacgTTGGTGTTGTTTTCAAGCAATTCTCTCAGTCCCTCTTCGAAACCCCTCCCGAATGCGTTTCGGCTTCCAAGGTCTTGATctagttcttcattttctccaTTCTCTCTTTCATTACTGTATCATATATTGTATGGTTGTTTGGTTTCAACTTGATTCAATTTGTTAGAGCTTCGGCATTTGATTCAATTTGATTCAATTTGATTCATATGCAGAATCAACACAGGAAAATTGGGAACCAATTTGTTGAGTCAGGTTCAGTGAAAGTGGCTTGAAATTGCCAttgaaacaaaaggaaaaaaaaggctCAAAGGAGGGAGGAATCCTGCTATTCATTGTATATGTCATCAAAGCATATATATTATGGTTCTTTACACATATCATTCAGAGCAGAGTCAGAGTCTGAGAATTTCTGGTTTGTGTGAGGAATTGgaaaggaaggaagaaggggaagaagaagcacaTTTGGTTCGtagaaatttttgtttgggGGGAGATTGCAGCAAGGTAGGTGGATTTCAGGTGAAAAATCTACACATTTCTATTCAATAATCTTCAGAAATTTTGGTGTATTGTTGTGAAtattatcattatcattattgttattattacaGTGGCTgtaatgattttgtttctttttttgtctGGAATGCAAATTCTCTGCAATAAACATGTCAAGAATAGAGTGTTTTCTTGGTTGTAAACCGATTTCTTGTTTGCCAATGAGTTCTATAATCTCATATCAGTGTTGCAATGGGAATTGTCATTCTTGTCAGCATTAGTAAAACATTTTCTGTGATAGATGTCTGAAACTTGATATAAGCAGTAGTTTTTGTGCTCATTTTCTAGCTTTTACttcctttgtttgtttgtttgtttgcatGCAAAGTGATACTCAATGGCTTGCTTGACTATGAAAATGGGTAACAAAGTGATACTCAATCGCTTGTTTGACTATGAAAATGGGTAACTTAGTGATACTCAATGGCTTGCTTGGCTATGAAAATGGTATTTTACCGTAGTGTTTGAATGCTGTTGAGCCTCTTTCTTTGGTGATAGACCTACCTACCTAGatcaattagagagaggtgttgtgtaaccgcccaaatccaccgctagtagatattatcatatttgggctttccctttcgagcttctcttCAAGATTtctaaaatgcgtctgcttgGGCACACTCCTATAAAagatgctttgttccccttttcaaccaatgtaggatctcacaatccatccacTTTCGGGTCCGGTGTCCTCATTGGCCCTCTTCTACCTCCAATGTTATAAAACCACATGTTTTAGTTTCTCTCTTTCGGGTCCGGGGTCCGGTGTCCTCATTGGTCCGGTGTCCTCATTGGCCCTCTAAACCACATGTTTTAGTTTCTCTCTTCTACCTCCAATGTTATAAAACCGCTAGTTATACCATACTAACGTCCTTGAACGATTTCTTGAGTTTAGGCTAGCAAATTGCACCACTTCGTTCATCAAAGTGGAGATGGGTTTAGTATcacttttgaaattaatttctttatagCCTTCCCCATTCATAAACACCTCCAAAAGAAGGTGTTTTTAGTGATAAGACCTAAATTAGTGCTTCTTTTAAACGTGCTTACTGTTGAACTTTGATGGTAGATTCATTTGAATCAGTTTGTGACTTAAAAGTTATGTTTATATCTTAGGATATAGATACTTCGATtgttgtgaatgtttgctgaatcaccacacctaaatgggggtgagagttctcttatttataatcattttcaggatacagaaatatggtaaattacaaataatatggaaatagtaataaaaggaaagtataataaatgaatgcaatatatttgcctttaataagagggcaaatatggtaaaggcaaatatctagatatttgccttatagtgaacggtcaactatccttaacacccccccgcaagctgagcgtcggatttgaacgaacgtaaagcttggatctgaaaaattcaaagagaggtcgagaaatactctttgtgaagatgtcagcaacttggagatgagagggtacatattgtgtgtgaagtttgccagcgataacaagttctcgaagaaaatgataatctagttcaacatgtttggcccgcttgtgagaaacgggattagagctcaaaaaaatagcacttttgttgtcacataagagtaagggctgctgtgaaatagggaccttgaggtcatgcaaaagatgcataacccaaagaagttcagcagcggttgtggcaagagcacgatactcagattcacagctggagcgtgagacagtaggttgctttttggcactccaagaaaccagattgttaccaagataaatagaatagccggatgtagaacgacgagtatcgggacaaccagcccaGTCAGCATCCGAATAAGCGACTAGCGTACTAGGAACAGTGGATGgacgaaaggtaagaccaaagtggagtgttcctttgacatagcgaagaatacgtttgacagcaagaaagtgatctgcagtaggggcatgcaagaattgactgacagaattgacagcataggcaatatctggacgcgtaatagtcaagtactgaagggcgccaacaagagatctgtagagagtaggatcagagaaaggagaaccatcagcagtcaggtgttgagaaacaaccatgggagtgtgaactggtttgctatcgagcaactgagcacgagtaagaatatctcgagcatattttaactgactaataaagagaccatcaggagtgggtgaagcttcaagaccaagaaagtaactgagagaacccaaatctttggtagcaaactcagaatgaagcttgcgagtaaagctgtcaataagagatgagttgttgccggtaacaataatgtcatcaacataaagaagcaaatagataatgttagattgctgatgaaagacaaaaagggacgtgtcagcgcgactgcaagaaaacccaagtgtgagaagaaatgagctaaaacgctgaaaccaagcacgaggagcttgctttaaaccatagagggctttctttaatagacaaacatgagtgGGAAATCGATGATCAATATACccaggaggttgttccatatgaacacgttcaataagagttccattgagaaaagcattcttgacatcaagttgtcgaagaggccatttatttgtgactgcaatagaaagcacaacacggacagtggtagctttgacaaccggactaaaagtgtcagtgtagtcaagaccaggaacctgagtataacctttggcaacaagacgagCCTTGAAACGCTCGACAGATCCATcaggcaaatatttaatacgaaacacccatttagagcccacgatgttggtgttggcagggcgaggaaccaaagtccaagtatcattttgttgtaatgctcgaatttcttcatccatggcagccacccaagcaggattcttagccgcagatttgaatccttttggctcagtggatgcaagaagagcagaaagaagtccagatgagcccaaaataccaagatttgctggatgacgagtcttgaatataccagctttggctcgtgtgatcataggatgagtgcccaaagaagagaaatcaacaggaggttcaatagaggtcgaattagaagtcgagggtggcaaagtggaacctgcaagagaagtatcaacctgcacagactcatctacaaggtcagaacaaatatcacatgGGGATGAACTGGATCGAGGAGTTTGCGGTGATGAAGTGGTAGGGggggatgaatcaatatgatgaaaatgtggttctaagaaatttgaaataggaatAGAGGAAAGAGGTTGGGTCTGGGAGCTAGGGATAGCAGGAAAGTgggtttcatcaaattgagcatgACAGGTGATATATAGCTTAGTGGTGGCCGGATCAAGACAGCGGAACCCTTTATGAGCAGgactataacccaaaaaaatacaaggaatgctGCGGGGAGAAAGCTTGTTAGGCACATAATCACGCAAATAAGGATAAACACGACaaccaaagggatgaaaattgtcataatgtgGAGTGTAGCCATAAAGGAGTTCAAAGGGTGACTTACCTCCAAGAAGTGGAGTAGGCAACCGGTTGATAATATAAGCTGCAGTGCTGAAGGCGTCAACCCAAAAAcgagaagaaagatgagagtgaaagagaagggccaagccagtctcagtcacatgacgatgttttctctcagcacgaccattttgagcaggtgtatatggacaagagagttgatggtggatgccagaattacgtaaatgagttttgaaacaagtactagtaaattcggtaccaccatcgctttgaaataccttgatacgagaagaatattgattttccacaaatttttgaaattgaagaaaaatatcaaaaaaatcagatttaaattttaaagggtaaaaccaagtgaatcgagaataatcatcaataaaaataacataataaaggaaacccgaatttgatttgacgggagaaggaccccaaagatcacaatgaataagatctaacacatgagacgacctacgttcattgcgggaataaggcaatcgatgacttttcgcaagctgacaagtattacataatgatggagaaggcaataaagacgtaagagaaagatgaccttttctatttaaaaaagaaataacagaatgattcacatgacctagacgagcatgccataaatcatatgaagcacgtaaagatttgtttctaagggctgaaataaaagcagagttgccgcgctccagcacatatagccctccatctcttttaccggttgccaccacccttcctgtttgacgattctggatagtaataagattattagtaaatgtaacggagagaggaaaatcagacgttaatttacttatggaaagaagatttttagtgaggtgagggacaaccaagacatctaacaagtgaatatttggaacaggagaaagaGTACCGGTGTGGGTAATGGG
This window encodes:
- the LOC111808424 gene encoding uncharacterized protein At5g01610-like, whose product is MLFLLFFFLYCTPSMAAEPRVVITSDSKSIYDVLSAHGLPKGLLPKGIRDYEFHEESGRFVVFLDRECNAMFENQLHYETNVTGTLSYGQIGALSGISAQDLFLWFPVKGIRVDIPSSGVIYFDVGVVFKQFSQSLFETPPECVSASKNQHRKIGNQFVESGSVKVA